In Crinalium epipsammum PCC 9333, the following are encoded in one genomic region:
- a CDS encoding cyanophycinase, translated as MQTGESLPNNPSGQLVIIGGAEDKEGDCKVLREFIRRAGGTKARIVVMTVATSLPGEVGETYINVFERLGAEHIQVVDTPQQEDANDPKAIEAVENATGVFFTGGDQSRIVAAVKNTKLDEVIHKRYAEGIVVGGTSAGAAMMPDIMIIEGDSETNPRVNVVEMGPGMAFLPGVVVDQHFLQRGRMGRLLSALAQQPAVLGFGIDENTAVVVNDGKFEVVGEGAVTVVDVADVTHCNVDQLLHDEPLAICGAKLHILPHGYKFDLQSRKPIVN; from the coding sequence ATGCAAACGGGAGAAAGTCTGCCCAATAATCCTAGTGGGCAGTTGGTAATTATTGGCGGAGCGGAAGACAAAGAAGGCGATTGTAAGGTATTACGAGAGTTTATACGTCGCGCAGGTGGTACTAAAGCTCGAATTGTAGTGATGACTGTAGCAACATCTTTGCCGGGGGAAGTTGGAGAGACTTATATCAACGTCTTTGAAAGGCTTGGAGCAGAACATATTCAAGTCGTAGACACTCCACAACAAGAAGATGCCAACGATCCCAAAGCTATAGAAGCAGTTGAGAATGCTACTGGGGTATTTTTTACAGGGGGAGATCAATCTCGTATTGTCGCAGCAGTTAAAAATACTAAACTCGATGAAGTGATTCACAAACGTTACGCTGAAGGCATTGTAGTTGGTGGGACTAGCGCGGGGGCTGCAATGATGCCAGACATTATGATTATTGAAGGAGATTCGGAAACAAATCCCCGTGTAAATGTAGTAGAAATGGGACCAGGTATGGCTTTTCTGCCAGGAGTGGTGGTAGATCAGCATTTCTTACAGCGCGGACGTATGGGGCGTTTACTGTCAGCGTTGGCACAACAACCAGCAGTATTAGGATTTGGGATTGATGAGAATACTGCTGTGGTAGTTAATGATGGCAAGTTTGAAGTAGTTGGAGAAGGCGCTGTTACAGTTGTTGATGTTGCAGACGTTACTCATTGCAATGTGGATCAACTATTACATGATGAACCATTAGCGATTTGTGGAGCTAAGTTACATATTTTGCCACACGGCTACAAGTTTGATTTGCAATCTCGTAAGCCAATTGTAAACTAG
- a CDS encoding S66 peptidase family protein gives MQCDRRLFLRNITLAVLASQLPLQVKANSQPNSVIKPSRLKAGDTVGLISPASPINAADIDPVVQTLASLGLKAKLGKHILDRYGDIAGKDSDRAADVNQMFADTSVSAILPMRGGWGCNRILPLLDYDLIRQHPKIIIGYSDITSLLIAIYARCGFVTFHGPVGTSTWNSFSVDYFKRIIFDSKAVTLQNPIIANNLNSTTIKVETITPGKARGRLIGGNLSVLTAMMGSAYLPSWQQKILFLEEVGEDIYRVDRMLTQLKLAGILQQISGFIFGQCTNCSPGKDNQSLPLQEVLLNHIQPLHIPAWYGSMIGHIKDKFTLPVGVLVEINANTGTIQMLESAVS, from the coding sequence ATGCAGTGCGATCGCCGCTTATTCCTGAGAAACATAACTCTAGCAGTACTAGCTTCTCAGTTACCCCTTCAAGTTAAAGCTAACTCTCAACCCAACTCGGTAATTAAACCATCGCGCTTAAAAGCTGGAGATACGGTGGGATTAATTAGTCCTGCCAGCCCAATTAACGCAGCCGACATTGATCCAGTAGTGCAAACTTTAGCATCACTCGGTTTAAAAGCGAAATTAGGGAAGCATATTCTCGACCGTTACGGTGATATTGCGGGTAAAGATAGCGATCGCGCCGCCGATGTAAATCAAATGTTTGCCGATACCTCTGTCTCTGCAATACTACCCATGCGTGGTGGCTGGGGCTGCAATCGCATTTTGCCTCTGCTAGATTATGACCTAATTCGGCAACATCCCAAAATTATTATCGGCTATAGCGATATTACATCCCTACTCATAGCAATTTATGCCCGTTGTGGTTTTGTTACCTTTCATGGTCCTGTCGGTACTTCAACCTGGAATTCTTTTTCTGTAGATTATTTCAAACGAATTATCTTTGATAGCAAAGCAGTAACTCTCCAAAATCCGATTATTGCCAACAATCTCAACTCAACCACCATCAAAGTAGAAACTATCACCCCAGGAAAAGCTAGGGGGAGATTGATAGGCGGCAATTTATCAGTATTAACCGCCATGATGGGATCTGCATACCTACCTTCGTGGCAACAGAAAATTTTATTTTTAGAAGAAGTAGGCGAGGATATCTATCGAGTAGACCGAATGCTGACGCAGTTAAAACTAGCCGGAATTCTTCAGCAAATTTCTGGATTTATTTTTGGGCAATGTACTAATTGTTCTCCAGGCAAAGATAATCAATCGCTGCCATTACAAGAAGTTTTGCTGAATCACATTCAACCACTCCATATTCCCGCTTGGTACGGTTCCATGATTGGTCACATTAAGGATAAATTCACTCTACCTGTAGGCGTTTTAGTAGAAATAAATGCCAACACAGGTACTATCCAAATGCTAGAATCAGCCGTTAGCTAA
- a CDS encoding DHH family phosphoesterase codes for MLSNSLKPLNVNNSFLETESTITDSSLEEVPSVESPEEEASVTKPRGKASNFQGQSEPESLLKLKVEELKQTLDRHRGDRQIVLLQDFPDPDALSSAWAYQLIVKQYNINCDIVYAGALSHQENIALVKLTGLPTKRLAIQNIKEKDLAVYQGCVLIDNQATTCHLMSVVQQAGIPVTVIIDHHSIQQELNPEFADIRPNTRATATILTQYLQSGLLKLDSSINEHVKCATALMHGLRSDTNRLMHAQEEDFLAAGYLSRFYDAQLLNAVLQTYRSKRVMDVIERSLTNRLVKNNFSIAGVGYLRYEDRDAIPQAADFLVTEENVHTAVVYGIVHDEDEDLEVVIGSLRTNKITLDPDEFIKEAFDRDSQGRFFGGGRLMAGGFEIPIGFLCGFNDNSEFAKLKWEVFDRQIKQKLLRLVNPRDNLLPSQDKR; via the coding sequence ATGTTATCGAATTCCCTTAAGCCGCTCAATGTGAACAATTCGTTTTTAGAAACCGAGTCTACAATTACAGACTCTAGCTTGGAGGAAGTACCGAGTGTTGAATCCCCAGAGGAGGAAGCATCTGTAACGAAGCCAAGGGGAAAAGCTAGTAATTTTCAGGGGCAATCAGAACCAGAGTCTTTGCTGAAGCTAAAGGTGGAGGAGTTGAAGCAGACTTTAGATCGTCATCGGGGCGATCGCCAAATAGTCTTGCTACAAGATTTTCCTGATCCTGATGCTTTATCTAGTGCCTGGGCTTATCAATTAATTGTTAAGCAATACAACATTAATTGCGACATCGTATATGCTGGCGCACTCAGCCACCAGGAAAATATTGCTTTGGTAAAACTAACAGGTTTACCAACAAAACGCTTGGCGATTCAAAATATTAAGGAAAAAGATTTAGCTGTTTATCAAGGGTGTGTGCTGATTGATAACCAAGCTACTACCTGTCATTTAATGTCAGTAGTGCAACAAGCAGGTATTCCAGTAACAGTAATTATCGATCATCACAGTATCCAGCAGGAATTAAACCCAGAATTTGCTGATATTCGTCCGAATACACGGGCAACAGCGACGATTTTAACTCAGTATCTTCAGTCAGGCTTACTCAAGCTGGATAGTAGTATCAATGAACACGTTAAGTGTGCTACAGCGTTGATGCACGGTTTGCGATCGGATACTAACCGTTTGATGCACGCGCAGGAAGAAGATTTTTTAGCGGCGGGATATTTAAGCCGATTTTATGATGCTCAATTGCTGAATGCTGTATTACAGACTTATCGCTCTAAGCGGGTGATGGATGTGATTGAGCGATCGCTTACTAACCGCTTAGTTAAAAATAACTTCTCAATTGCTGGTGTAGGTTATCTACGCTACGAGGATCGCGATGCTATTCCTCAAGCAGCCGACTTTTTAGTAACAGAAGAAAACGTCCATACAGCAGTTGTTTACGGTATTGTCCACGATGAAGATGAAGATTTAGAAGTCGTAATTGGTTCACTAAGAACTAACAAAATTACCTTAGATCCTGACGAATTTATCAAAGAAGCTTTTGATCGAGATAGTCAAGGGCGCTTTTTTGGTGGTGGACGCTTGATGGCTGGTGGTTTTGAAATTCCAATTGGGTTTTTATGTGGATTTAATGACAATTCAGAGTTTGCAAAATTGAAGTGGGAAGTTTTTGATCGGCAAATTAAACAAAAGCTACTGCGGTTGGTTAATCCAAGAGACAACCTTTTACCTTCTCAGGACAAACGGTAA
- a CDS encoding citrate synthase, with protein sequence MTVGEYKPGLEGIPAAQSSISYVDGQKGILEYRGIRIEELAQQSTFLETAYLLIWGILPTREELKQFEDDIRYHRRIKYRIRDMMKCFPETGHPMDALQASAAALGLFYSRRALANPNYIREAVVRLLAKIPTMVAAFQLMRKGNDPVRPRDDLDYAANFLYMLHEREPDPLAAHIFDVCLTLHAEHTINASTFSARVTASTLTDPYAVVASAVGTLAGPLHGGANEEVITMLEEIGSVENVRPWLDTSLERKTKIMGFGHRVYKVKDPRATCLQGLAEQLFEKFGHDKYYDIAIELEKAVEEKLGHKGIYPNVDFYSGLVYRKMGIPEDLFTPVFAIARVAGWLAHWKEQLDENRIYRPTQIYKGEHGNPYIAIEQR encoded by the coding sequence ATGACTGTCGGCGAGTACAAACCAGGCTTAGAAGGTATTCCTGCTGCTCAATCCAGTATCAGCTATGTCGATGGACAGAAAGGTATTTTGGAATATCGAGGTATCCGTATTGAAGAACTTGCACAACAAAGTACCTTCCTGGAAACGGCATATTTGTTAATCTGGGGAATACTGCCGACTAGGGAAGAACTGAAACAATTTGAGGATGACATTCGCTATCATCGCCGGATTAAATATCGCATCCGTGACATGATGAAATGTTTTCCAGAGACAGGACACCCAATGGATGCTCTACAAGCCTCTGCTGCGGCTTTAGGCTTGTTTTATTCCCGTCGCGCTCTCGCTAATCCAAATTACATCCGAGAAGCTGTAGTGAGGCTGCTGGCGAAGATTCCTACAATGGTAGCAGCGTTCCAATTAATGCGTAAGGGTAACGATCCGGTTCGTCCTCGTGATGATTTGGACTACGCGGCTAACTTTTTGTATATGCTTCATGAGCGAGAACCCGATCCCTTAGCCGCGCATATTTTTGATGTATGTCTCACGCTTCATGCAGAACATACAATTAATGCTTCAACTTTTTCTGCTAGAGTGACGGCTTCGACATTGACCGATCCTTATGCTGTAGTCGCTTCGGCGGTGGGAACCTTAGCTGGACCACTTCATGGTGGGGCTAATGAAGAAGTCATTACAATGCTGGAAGAAATTGGTTCAGTTGAAAATGTTCGCCCTTGGTTGGATACTAGCTTAGAACGCAAAACTAAAATTATGGGTTTTGGTCATCGCGTTTATAAAGTGAAAGATCCACGCGCGACTTGCCTGCAAGGTTTAGCTGAACAGTTGTTTGAAAAGTTTGGTCACGATAAGTATTATGACATTGCTATTGAGTTAGAAAAGGCAGTTGAGGAGAAGTTAGGACATAAAGGAATTTATCCTAATGTGGATTTCTACTCAGGTTTGGTGTACCGAAAAATGGGTATTCCTGAAGATTTGTTTACACCAGTATTTGCGATCGCACGGGTTGCGGGTTGGTTAGCTCACTGGAAAGAACAATTGGATGAAAACCGCATATATCGCCCTACCCAAATTTATAAAGGTGAACACGGAAATCCTTATATTGCGATCGAACAACGTTAG
- a CDS encoding CsbD family protein: MSIEDRAEAVAKNIEGKVQAAMGEMTGSEKDKIEGHHKQDQAAALHLKEDIKDKAKEIVEQA, from the coding sequence ATGAGTATTGAAGATAGGGCAGAAGCAGTAGCCAAGAATATTGAAGGAAAAGTGCAAGCAGCTATGGGTGAAATGACTGGCAGCGAAAAAGATAAAATAGAAGGTCACCATAAGCAAGATCAAGCAGCAGCACTTCATCTCAAAGAAGATATCAAAGATAAAGCGAAAGAGATTGTAGAGCAAGCTTAA
- a CDS encoding DUF3007 family protein — protein MRRIDVIGIGIGIFAAGGLAYLLFKVAGLDSTEAGIWSQLLLMGGLVGWLLTYLFRVGTKNMTYNQQVKDYKEAVFQKQLEELTPEELAKLQARIEQESAEKITLAGDEHGSIQDDS, from the coding sequence ATGCGACGAATTGATGTAATTGGAATTGGTATCGGGATATTTGCAGCCGGAGGTCTAGCATATCTACTGTTCAAGGTAGCGGGGTTAGATAGTACTGAGGCTGGTATCTGGAGTCAACTGTTATTGATGGGTGGGTTAGTAGGTTGGTTGCTAACCTACCTATTCCGAGTCGGTACAAAAAACATGACTTATAACCAGCAGGTGAAAGACTATAAAGAAGCGGTATTCCAAAAGCAACTCGAAGAACTGACTCCCGAAGAACTTGCGAAGCTGCAAGCCCGGATAGAACAAGAATCTGCTGAAAAAATCACTTTGGCTGGGGATGAGCATGGAAGTATTCAGGATGACAGCTAA
- a CDS encoding HNH endonuclease: MSKVLVLNASYEPLNITSWRRAVVLMLKGKAEQVEHNGKMLYPDFPLPTVIRLRHYVRVPYKEIPLTRRNILHRDSHSCQYCGCTGDDLTLDHVLPRSRGGGDTWENIATACVRCNVKKGNRTPKEANMFLHHQPRRPYSSLHFEVAKHVKSGTHREWQKYVIGL; encoded by the coding sequence ATGAGCAAGGTTCTGGTGTTAAATGCCTCTTATGAACCGCTCAACATCACTAGCTGGCGACGAGCGGTTGTTTTAATGCTCAAAGGCAAAGCAGAGCAAGTGGAACACAACGGCAAAATGTTGTATCCAGATTTCCCCTTGCCTACAGTCATTCGACTGCGCCATTATGTTCGGGTTCCTTATAAGGAAATCCCTTTGACCCGCCGAAATATCCTCCACCGAGACAGCCACTCTTGTCAATACTGTGGTTGCACAGGAGACGATTTAACCCTCGATCATGTGCTGCCTCGTTCTCGTGGTGGCGGCGATACCTGGGAAAATATTGCGACCGCCTGTGTACGTTGCAACGTTAAAAAAGGTAACCGTACTCCTAAAGAAGCCAATATGTTCTTACATCATCAACCTCGCCGACCTTACAGTAGTCTACACTTTGAAGTCGCCAAGCACGTCAAAAGTGGTACCCATAGAGAATGGCAAAAATATGTGATTGGTCTTTAA
- a CDS encoding chloride channel protein: MQPRKSPNPDQSQRWTIPQLEGLAKRNPLMISRWVLRWALVGTVCGMFASLYWHILELLTHQFREFQGVSLLFVMPLAGLFVGLVIHFLGDPGEIAVIVDNIHLRGGRLDTRKNPSMILASLASIAAGGSAGPEAPLVQVTGSFGTWVADVWQLEGEDLRSISLAAMAAGFTALFGSPLGGAMFALEILHHQHVLEYYEALMPAIVSSCASYLVFAAITHLGIAPTWNFPQYNLDNIDDFASAIFLGIIGAVAGWIFMGMFKVCDRFFALIPGPIYIRTTIAGLGLGSIAAILPLTRYFGHEELNEVVSTGFPVFFLLALAGAKMLTISLTVTGGWRGGFIIPLFFTGACLGKAVAILIPGMNPVLAMICTMAALNAAVTRTPVSTTLLISKLTNVSPFTPILFASLIGFFLAPKLPLIKSQQKLPSDAIAE, encoded by the coding sequence GTGCAGCCACGTAAAAGCCCTAACCCAGATCAAAGTCAACGTTGGACAATACCTCAACTTGAGGGACTAGCAAAGCGTAATCCTTTAATGATTTCTCGCTGGGTGTTACGTTGGGCTTTGGTGGGGACGGTTTGTGGTATGTTCGCCTCTTTGTACTGGCACATATTGGAGTTACTGACACACCAATTTAGAGAATTCCAAGGTGTGAGTTTACTATTTGTGATGCCACTGGCTGGCTTGTTTGTTGGGCTGGTAATTCATTTTTTAGGGGATCCAGGTGAAATTGCTGTGATTGTGGATAATATTCACTTGCGTGGTGGACGCTTGGATACTCGCAAAAATCCTTCAATGATTCTTGCTTCCCTTGCCAGTATTGCGGCTGGGGGTAGTGCAGGACCAGAAGCACCTTTGGTGCAAGTTACGGGATCTTTTGGTACTTGGGTGGCGGATGTTTGGCAGCTAGAAGGTGAAGATTTAAGATCAATTAGTTTGGCGGCAATGGCTGCTGGATTTACTGCTTTATTTGGTTCGCCTCTTGGTGGTGCGATGTTTGCGTTAGAAATTTTGCACCATCAGCACGTTTTAGAGTACTACGAAGCATTAATGCCCGCGATTGTTTCTAGCTGTGCAAGTTATCTGGTATTTGCTGCAATCACACATTTAGGGATTGCACCTACTTGGAATTTTCCCCAATACAATCTGGACAATATTGATGATTTTGCCTCGGCGATTTTTTTGGGGATAATTGGGGCGGTGGCGGGATGGATATTTATGGGGATGTTTAAGGTGTGCGATCGCTTTTTTGCACTTATTCCAGGTCCTATCTATATCCGCACAACAATCGCAGGTTTAGGGTTAGGTAGCATCGCAGCGATTTTGCCACTTACCCGTTATTTTGGACATGAAGAATTAAACGAAGTTGTAAGTACAGGCTTTCCAGTGTTTTTTTTGTTAGCTCTTGCGGGTGCGAAAATGCTGACAATTAGCCTTACAGTTACAGGCGGTTGGCGTGGTGGGTTTATTATTCCTCTATTCTTTACAGGTGCTTGTTTGGGTAAAGCGGTAGCAATTTTAATTCCTGGGATGAATCCTGTGCTGGCGATGATTTGTACTATGGCGGCATTAAATGCAGCAGTAACACGGACACCTGTAAGTACGACTTTGTTGATCTCAAAACTAACTAATGTTAGTCCGTTTACTCCTATTTTGTTTGCTAGTTTGATCGGATTTTTTCTTGCGCCGAAATTACCTTTGATCAAGTCTCAACAGAAGTTGCCATCAGATGCGATCGCTGAGTGA
- the ndhL gene encoding NAD(P)H-quinone oxidoreductase subunit L, protein MLVALLYLILGGTYLLVIPFALYIYLQKRWYVVSSFERAFMYFLVFFFFPGLLLLSPFLNFRPQRRQIES, encoded by the coding sequence ATGCTTGTTGCGCTACTGTATTTGATTTTGGGTGGAACCTATTTGCTGGTGATTCCTTTCGCTCTCTATATCTACCTGCAAAAGCGGTGGTATGTGGTTAGCTCATTTGAGCGTGCTTTTATGTACTTCCTGGTGTTTTTCTTCTTCCCAGGTTTACTACTCCTCAGCCCATTTTTAAATTTTCGCCCTCAACGGCGGCAGATTGAAAGTTAA
- a CDS encoding response regulator translates to MKQILVVDDSATMRRMVMASLRGLTEVSFDEASSGLEAIEYLAMSSIDLMILDLNMPDMHGLEVLKFVRGQEKYQTIPIIILTTRGDESSRGAAIAAGASRYLTKPFDPGKLAEEANDLLQDGEI, encoded by the coding sequence ATGAAACAAATTTTGGTGGTGGATGATTCGGCAACGATGCGACGAATGGTAATGGCATCTTTGCGTGGGTTAACAGAAGTAAGTTTTGATGAGGCGAGTAGTGGGTTAGAAGCGATTGAATATTTAGCAATGTCATCTATAGATTTAATGATCTTAGATTTAAATATGCCAGATATGCACGGTTTGGAGGTGCTGAAGTTTGTGAGAGGGCAGGAAAAATATCAAACTATCCCAATTATTATATTAACAACTAGAGGAGATGAATCAAGTCGGGGAGCAGCGATCGCAGCAGGTGCTTCACGTTACTTAACAAAGCCTTTTGATCCAGGTAAACTGGCTGAAGAGGCTAACGATTTATTGCAGGATGGGGAGATTTAA
- a CDS encoding caspase family protein, producing the protein MAKIALLIAVGQFESGDLASLPKSSADVDAMKEVLIDPELGGFNESDITVLKNPKKQRMEDAIYDLFDKGKRKKEDLLLFYFSGHGITDEHGIFFFSTYETRKENGKLRPTTAISSNFVHQWMNQSLSKRMAIILDCCHSGAFAKGLSAKGTANDLIKEQLGGEGRAILTAASATEYAWAKDEFNLSVYTYYLLEGVCTGKADQGGNDWISLEELHEYAKNEISEAKLEMTPEFYPVREGAKIHLFKTKIIDPKEKYRKEIQRYLKLGKIPLFALNWLEDERKRLQISQEEAQSIEGEVFAPLQNKQENLKKYEKALAQALAEGFSLDNDWIWEELKLIQKRYELTDEEVEPIREKIIPEIQQQQKQKEPQEQEEYNNKLRQYQQEFSKVVEREYPLSSHARQQINSWQQSLGLRYEDTQRIEQPILAAKYQEKLKEEERRKEQEAEKNKQLELQKQREQEEYQKRLEERLKQGEKIQKQREQEEYQKRLEERLKQGEKYKSNENRKSIKKD; encoded by the coding sequence ATGGCTAAAATTGCTTTATTAATTGCAGTAGGTCAATTTGAGTCGGGAGATTTAGCCTCTTTACCAAAAAGCTCTGCGGATGTGGATGCAATGAAAGAAGTGTTGATAGATCCAGAGTTAGGGGGATTTAACGAATCTGACATTACTGTGCTGAAGAACCCTAAGAAACAGCGAATGGAAGATGCTATTTATGATTTATTTGATAAAGGTAAACGAAAAAAAGAGGATCTCCTGTTATTTTACTTCTCTGGTCATGGAATTACTGATGAACATGGAATATTTTTCTTTTCTACTTATGAGACTCGCAAGGAAAATGGTAAATTACGCCCTACCACTGCCATCTCATCAAATTTTGTACATCAGTGGATGAATCAATCTCTATCCAAAAGAATGGCTATTATCCTCGACTGTTGTCATAGTGGGGCGTTTGCTAAGGGATTAAGTGCTAAAGGTACTGCTAACGATTTAATTAAAGAGCAATTAGGAGGTGAGGGACGCGCCATACTCACTGCTGCTAGTGCCACCGAATACGCTTGGGCTAAGGATGAATTTAACCTTTCTGTCTATACCTATTATCTCTTAGAAGGTGTTTGTACCGGAAAAGCGGATCAAGGTGGCAATGATTGGATTTCTTTAGAAGAATTACATGAATATGCCAAAAACGAAATATCTGAAGCGAAACTCGAAATGACCCCAGAGTTTTATCCAGTGAGGGAAGGAGCTAAGATTCATCTTTTTAAAACCAAAATTATCGATCCTAAAGAGAAGTATCGAAAAGAAATTCAGCGTTATTTGAAGCTAGGTAAAATTCCTCTTTTTGCTCTTAATTGGTTAGAAGATGAGCGCAAGAGATTACAAATATCTCAAGAAGAAGCCCAATCAATAGAAGGAGAAGTTTTCGCTCCTCTTCAGAATAAACAAGAAAATCTCAAGAAATATGAAAAGGCTCTGGCACAAGCATTAGCTGAAGGATTTTCTCTTGATAATGATTGGATTTGGGAAGAATTAAAGCTAATTCAGAAAAGATATGAACTTACTGATGAAGAAGTAGAGCCAATCAGAGAGAAGATTATTCCTGAAATACAGCAACAGCAAAAACAAAAAGAACCACAAGAACAGGAAGAGTATAATAATAAACTTCGGCAATACCAACAGGAATTCTCAAAAGTTGTTGAACGAGAATACCCTTTGAGCAGTCATGCTCGGCAGCAAATCAACAGTTGGCAGCAGTCTTTAGGACTTAGATATGAAGATACACAGCGAATTGAACAACCGATTCTGGCTGCTAAGTATCAGGAGAAACTAAAAGAGGAAGAGAGACGGAAAGAACAAGAAGCAGAAAAAAACAAACAGTTAGAGCTACAAAAGCAACGAGAACAGGAAGAGTATCAAAAAAGACTAGAAGAAAGGTTGAAGCAAGGAGAAAAAATACAAAAGCAACGAGAACAGGAAGAGTATCAAAAAAGACTAGAAGAAAGGTTGAAGCAAGGAGAAAAATACAAAAGCAACGAGAACAGGAAGAGTATCAAAAAAGACTAG
- a CDS encoding SixA phosphatase family protein, with protein MITELFLIRHGIAGEPDSYANDAERQLTAKGHQKTKAVAKRLYEIGVRFDLILTSPLVRSRQTADILHSVGLSSRVEESSYLAPDGDYYAWLGWFQQWRDTPAESRSDRTESKLSKKGNKSQRSLIQLALVGHQPDLGNWAEILLWGDASQKLSLKKAGLIGITIPATTTPVSHSQLFLLTSPKWL; from the coding sequence TTGATTACTGAACTTTTCTTGATTCGTCATGGTATCGCAGGTGAGCCGGATAGTTATGCCAATGATGCAGAACGTCAGCTTACGGCTAAAGGGCATCAGAAAACCAAAGCAGTGGCAAAACGGCTGTATGAGATCGGTGTGCGGTTTGATTTGATTCTGACAAGTCCTTTAGTGCGATCGCGCCAAACCGCAGATATTCTTCACTCTGTTGGACTTAGTTCACGGGTCGAAGAATCTTCCTACCTTGCTCCTGATGGCGATTATTATGCTTGGTTGGGTTGGTTCCAACAATGGCGCGATACTCCTGCGGAGTCGCGTAGCGATCGCACTGAGTCTAAACTCTCTAAAAAGGGTAATAAAAGCCAACGATCCTTAATTCAGTTAGCTTTAGTAGGTCATCAACCTGATTTAGGCAATTGGGCAGAAATCTTACTTTGGGGTGATGCCAGTCAAAAACTTAGCCTCAAAAAAGCTGGATTAATTGGCATAACCATTCCAGCAACCACAACACCAGTCAGCCACAGTCAACTATTTTTATTAACTTCCCCTAAATGGCTATAA
- a CDS encoding QcrA and Rieske domain-containing protein: protein MNRRAFLNWVGVGFLASSLPVAIAGCISDQSDQQATTPTQTPSQRPDGFEQVGTVADLNSKGQILQKQSPEKAVLVVRDPKDANKILAVNPTCSHKACIIGWQADQSVFICPCHNSKFTPDGKFLNPPANKPLQVYQAKIEGEQVLVKQG from the coding sequence ATGAATCGTCGCGCTTTTTTAAACTGGGTAGGTGTAGGTTTTCTGGCAAGTTCGTTACCTGTGGCGATCGCAGGTTGTATATCAGATCAGTCCGATCAGCAAGCAACTACACCAACACAAACCCCATCTCAACGCCCAGATGGATTCGAGCAGGTTGGCACGGTAGCTGATTTAAATAGTAAAGGTCAAATTCTCCAAAAGCAATCTCCAGAAAAAGCAGTATTAGTAGTCCGCGATCCTAAAGATGCTAACAAAATTTTAGCCGTAAATCCGACTTGCTCTCATAAAGCTTGCATTATTGGATGGCAGGCAGATCAAAGCGTATTTATTTGCCCGTGTCATAATTCTAAGTTTACTCCAGACGGCAAGTTTTTAAATCCACCTGCTAACAAACCCTTGCAAGTTTATCAAGCTAAGATAGAAGGTGAACAAGTTTTAGTTAAGCAAGGATAA
- the trpA gene encoding tryptophan synthase subunit alpha, with protein MTSISQCFESLRNRNQCALIPFITAGDPDLETTAKALKILDASGADIIELGVPYSDPLADGPVIQAAATRALERGVRLDDVLSVVKGVRKDVRSPIILFTYYNPILNRGIEKFLDQIAQAGVQGLVVPDLPLEEAETLLKPAAERGIEVVLLVAPTSPRERIEAIARQSQGFIYLVSVTGVTGMRSGLETRVKDILLDLRSITDKPIGIGFGISNTEHAKQVKDWGADAAIVGSAFVNRLNEGTPEQGLDAIASLCKSLKLAITDQ; from the coding sequence ATGACTTCAATTTCTCAGTGCTTTGAGTCCTTGCGTAATCGTAATCAGTGCGCCTTAATTCCCTTTATTACCGCCGGAGATCCAGACTTAGAAACAACTGCTAAGGCACTAAAAATTTTAGATGCCTCTGGTGCGGATATCATTGAACTGGGTGTTCCTTATTCAGATCCTTTGGCAGATGGTCCAGTAATTCAAGCCGCAGCAACGAGGGCGTTAGAACGCGGTGTCAGATTGGATGATGTCTTATCTGTGGTTAAGGGCGTTAGAAAAGATGTGCGATCGCCCATTATCCTATTTACTTATTACAACCCAATTTTAAACCGAGGAATTGAAAAGTTTTTAGACCAAATTGCTCAAGCTGGAGTCCAAGGGTTAGTAGTGCCTGATTTACCCCTAGAAGAGGCAGAAACCCTGCTAAAACCAGCAGCAGAAAGGGGAATTGAGGTAGTGTTATTAGTTGCGCCTACCAGCCCTAGAGAAAGAATAGAAGCGATCGCTCGCCAGTCTCAAGGCTTTATTTACTTAGTCAGCGTTACTGGTGTTACTGGAATGCGTTCTGGTTTGGAAACACGAGTCAAAGATATACTCTTAGATTTACGCAGCATCACTGATAAACCTATTGGTATAGGCTTTGGGATTTCTAACACAGAACACGCCAAGCAGGTCAAAGACTGGGGCGCAGATGCGGCAATTGTGGGTAGTGCTTTTGTGAACCGCTTAAACGAGGGAACACCTGAACAAGGACTAGATGCGATCGCTTCTTTGTGCAAAAGCCTCAAGTTAGCAATTACTGATCAATAA